In one window of candidate division WOR-3 bacterium DNA:
- a CDS encoding MoxR family ATPase, which produces MSIDLQSLNAEAKEKSAVIETLLAEIGKSIIGQREIIEKTIIGLLTRGHILIEGVPGLAKTYIVKTLATAVNASFKRIQFTPDLLPADITGTQIYNQKTGEFTPKKGPLFANFILADEINRAPPKVQSALLEAMQERQVTIGDETYSLPDPFMVLATQNPIEQEGTYPLPEAQVDRFKQKLIITYPNKEEEKKIVDQQTQEKLPITKPVMDLKDLNALREFIYKIHVDEKIKDYIVNIVFATRNPSEYGVKDLEVYIRYGASPRASIYLYEAARAHAFLQRRGFVIPEDVKAVVYDILRHRIILSYEAEAEGIKGEDIIREILEAVEIP; this is translated from the coding sequence ATGAGTATAGATTTGCAAAGCCTTAATGCTGAAGCAAAAGAGAAAAGTGCTGTAATTGAGACCTTACTTGCAGAGATTGGTAAATCTATTATTGGGCAAAGAGAAATAATAGAGAAAACTATAATTGGGCTTCTAACAAGAGGGCACATTCTAATAGAAGGTGTGCCGGGTCTTGCTAAAACTTATATAGTTAAAACCCTTGCAACAGCGGTTAACGCAAGTTTTAAGAGAATCCAATTTACCCCAGATCTTTTACCAGCTGATATAACAGGAACTCAGATATATAACCAGAAAACAGGAGAATTTACTCCGAAAAAGGGTCCTTTATTTGCAAATTTTATTCTTGCTGATGAGATAAATAGAGCTCCTCCAAAGGTTCAAAGTGCTTTGCTTGAAGCAATGCAAGAAAGGCAGGTAACAATTGGAGATGAAACTTATTCACTTCCAGATCCGTTTATGGTTCTTGCTACTCAGAACCCAATTGAACAAGAAGGAACATATCCTCTTCCCGAGGCTCAAGTAGATAGATTTAAACAGAAACTCATAATTACTTATCCCAATAAAGAAGAAGAAAAGAAAATAGTTGATCAACAAACACAAGAAAAACTACCTATAACAAAGCCTGTAATGGACTTGAAAGATTTAAATGCTCTTAGGGAGTTCATTTATAAAATACATGTGGATGAAAAGATAAAGGACTATATTGTGAATATAGTTTTTGCAACAAGGAATCCTTCTGAATACGGAGTTAAGGATCTTGAAGTTTATATTAGATATGGAGCTTCTCCGAGAGCTTCAATTTATCTCTATGAGGCAGCAAGAGCCCACGCTTTTTTACAAAGGAGGGGTTTTGTGATACCTGAAGACGTTAAAGCTGTGGTTTATGATATTCTTCGTCATAGAATAATATTATCCTATGAAGCTGAGGCTGAGGGAATAAAAGGAGAAGATATAATAAGAGAAATTCTGGAAGCTGTTGAAATACCATAA
- a CDS encoding DUF58 domain-containing protein, producing MEERIKKILKEVRVIEIESKKVVNTLFSGEYKSSFKGKGMEFHEVREYFPGDDIRTIDWNVTARMNHPFVKRFIEERELTIFIITDCSGSEEFGTKKEKKKDLIARIAALFAFSAERNNDKVGLLLFSDKVEHYLPPGKGSMHTLHLIRDILLFSPTSLKTDPVPAMEFSQGVLRHGSIVLFISDFIGEKFNVEHIRLPLSLMAKKFDFIPVIVRDPLEFDFKIKGRVILRDGETGKEFMFDGKELSEKFKEIRKARDEELYRLFNINGLDRLEIGTGEDYVGAIHQFFQMRLP from the coding sequence ATGGAAGAGAGAATCAAAAAGATTCTTAAGGAAGTCAGAGTAATTGAAATAGAGTCCAAGAAGGTAGTTAACACCCTTTTTAGTGGTGAATATAAAAGCTCTTTTAAGGGTAAGGGGATGGAATTCCATGAGGTTAGGGAATATTTCCCGGGAGACGATATAAGGACTATCGATTGGAATGTTACCGCAAGGATGAATCATCCTTTTGTGAAGAGATTTATAGAGGAAAGAGAATTAACTATTTTCATAATTACAGACTGTAGCGGATCTGAAGAATTTGGGACAAAGAAAGAAAAGAAAAAAGATCTTATAGCAAGAATAGCTGCTCTTTTTGCTTTCTCTGCTGAGAGAAATAATGATAAAGTTGGACTCCTTCTATTTTCAGATAAAGTTGAACATTATCTTCCCCCGGGCAAAGGAAGTATGCATACTCTCCATTTGATTCGCGATATCTTGCTTTTTTCCCCCACTAGTCTTAAAACCGATCCTGTCCCTGCAATGGAATTTTCTCAGGGCGTTCTACGTCATGGTTCTATTGTTTTATTTATATCCGACTTTATAGGAGAAAAATTCAATGTTGAGCATATTAGATTGCCTCTTTCTCTAATGGCTAAGAAATTTGATTTCATTCCTGTTATAGTTCGAGATCCTCTTGAGTTTGATTTTAAAATAAAAGGAAGGGTTATCCTTCGTGATGGAGAAACGGGAAAGGAATTTATGTTCGACGGAAAAGAACTCTCTGAGAAGTTTAAGGAAATAAGAAAAGCAAGGGATGAGGAGCTTTATCGTTTATTCAATATAAATGGTCTTGATCGATTAGAGATAGGAACAGGTGAAGACTACGTAGGAGCTATTCACCAATTTTTCCAAATGAGATTACCATGA